The proteins below are encoded in one region of Microbacterium pygmaeum:
- the lipA gene encoding lipoyl synthase, with amino-acid sequence MSSCAAPAAASGSPATAPQGRKLLRLEVRNAQTPIERKPEWIKTRAKMGPEYTELHALVKDEGLHTVCQEAGCPNIFECWEDREATFLIGGSQCTRRCDFCQIDTGKPADYDIDEPRRVAESVTRMRLRYATVTGVARDDLPDEGAWLHAETVRRIHAENPGTGVEILATDFSGNPDLLREVFDSGPEVFAHNVETVPRIFKRIRPAFRYERSLDVLTQAREHGLITKSNLILGMGETPDEVVRALQDLHDAGTDIITITQYLRPTPRHLPVDRWVKPQEFVEFKEAAERIGFLGVLAGPLVRSSYRAGRLWAQSMVSKGREIPPHLAHIADGAELGFAQAV; translated from the coding sequence GTGAGCTCGTGCGCGGCGCCGGCTGCGGCATCCGGATCCCCGGCAACAGCTCCGCAGGGTCGCAAGCTCCTGCGCCTGGAGGTGCGCAACGCGCAGACGCCCATCGAGCGCAAGCCCGAATGGATCAAGACGCGCGCGAAGATGGGCCCGGAATACACCGAACTGCATGCGCTCGTGAAGGACGAGGGTCTGCACACGGTGTGCCAGGAGGCGGGATGCCCGAACATCTTCGAGTGCTGGGAGGACCGTGAGGCGACCTTCCTGATCGGCGGGTCGCAGTGCACCCGCCGCTGCGATTTCTGCCAGATCGACACCGGCAAGCCCGCCGATTACGACATCGACGAGCCGCGGCGCGTCGCCGAGAGCGTGACGCGGATGCGACTGCGGTACGCCACGGTGACCGGTGTCGCTCGTGACGATCTGCCCGACGAGGGCGCGTGGCTGCACGCCGAGACGGTGCGCCGCATCCACGCCGAGAACCCCGGAACGGGCGTGGAGATCCTCGCGACCGACTTCTCCGGCAACCCCGACCTGCTGCGCGAGGTCTTCGATTCCGGGCCGGAGGTCTTCGCCCACAACGTCGAGACGGTGCCGCGCATCTTCAAGCGCATCCGCCCGGCGTTCCGGTATGAACGATCCCTCGACGTGCTGACCCAGGCGCGCGAGCACGGGCTGATCACCAAGTCGAACCTGATCCTCGGAATGGGTGAGACCCCGGATGAGGTGGTCCGGGCCCTGCAGGATCTGCACGATGCCGGTACCGACATCATCACCATCACGCAGTATCTGCGCCCGACGCCGCGGCACCTCCCTGTCGACCGATGGGTGAAGCCGCAGGAGTTCGTCGAGTTCAAGGAAGCGGCCGAGCGGATCGGCTTCCTCGGAGTGCTGGCCGGGCCGCTCGTGCGCTCCTCCTACCGTGCAGGACGCCTGTGGGCGCAGTCGATGGTCTCGAAGGGACGCGAGATCCCCCCGCACCTCGCGCACATCGCCGACGGCGCCGAACTCGGGTTCGCGCAGGCTGTCTGA
- the lipB gene encoding lipoyl(octanoyl) transferase LipB, whose amino-acid sequence MLDVVLAGLAPDLVAYQDGWDLQRRVHADVVSGIRPDTLLLLEHEAVYTAGKRTEAHERPADGTPVIDVDRGGKITWHGPGQLVGYPIVRLRQPVDVVEHVRRMERILIGALREYGVEGYQVEGRSGVWVRRPLSEDKVAAIGVRVQQGVTMHGFAVNCDNSLSGFDGIIPCGITDAGVTTISEVVGDDISPADIMETVAAAFVAEYADSLSGVAA is encoded by the coding sequence ATGCTCGATGTCGTTCTGGCGGGATTGGCTCCCGATCTCGTCGCCTATCAGGACGGGTGGGACCTGCAGCGACGGGTCCATGCCGATGTCGTGTCGGGAATCCGGCCCGACACGCTGCTGCTGCTCGAGCACGAAGCCGTCTACACGGCGGGCAAGCGCACCGAGGCGCACGAGCGCCCTGCCGACGGGACGCCCGTGATCGACGTCGACCGCGGCGGCAAGATCACCTGGCACGGGCCGGGGCAGCTCGTGGGCTATCCCATCGTCCGTCTACGCCAGCCCGTGGACGTCGTCGAGCATGTCCGACGCATGGAGCGGATCCTGATCGGCGCGCTGCGCGAGTACGGCGTCGAGGGCTATCAGGTGGAGGGTCGCAGCGGTGTCTGGGTGCGCAGACCGCTCTCGGAAGACAAGGTGGCCGCGATCGGCGTGCGCGTCCAGCAGGGCGTCACCATGCACGGCTTCGCGGTCAATTGCGACAACTCGCTGTCGGGATTCGACGGGATCATCCCGTGCGGGATCACGGATGCCGGGGTCACGACGATCAGCGAGGTCGTCGGCGACGACATCTCCCCCGCGGACATCATGGAGACGGTCGCCGCCGCCTTCGTCGCCGAATACGCCGACTCCCTCTCGGGGGTGGCAGCGTGA
- a CDS encoding TetR family transcriptional regulator, with protein MSSESRAGRPKASSRETLAEAACELFLEQGYEQTSIADITRRAGVSRSSFFNYFASKGEILWSGLDERIARFESQLGRAGGADATAAVRAGLIALGTDFAPDTLALALGNTRAMGIEEELEREASLRRARIARAVADRLTADGADRLHAEVAAAAYAGAVLAAVDAWAREGAGRTSLSGFLPRALAIAERTGVPEVQRGDVRQLRVVVHAAQFEGALTFYRDVVGMPQQAAFEADGGAHVVILDAGRATLELANTAQVAFIDGVETDGGTSERIRIALEVDDTAGVVERLAAAGAQVEASARLTPWRSMNARLRAPADLQLTVFQELGDD; from the coding sequence ATGTCGTCAGAGTCGCGCGCAGGCAGGCCCAAGGCATCGTCACGCGAGACCCTGGCCGAGGCGGCCTGCGAGCTGTTCCTCGAGCAGGGCTACGAGCAGACCTCGATCGCCGACATCACGCGGCGTGCGGGTGTGAGCCGCTCGAGCTTCTTCAACTACTTCGCGTCCAAGGGCGAGATCCTCTGGTCGGGGCTTGACGAGCGGATCGCACGCTTCGAGTCCCAGCTCGGCCGCGCAGGTGGAGCGGATGCCACGGCAGCCGTGCGCGCGGGGTTGATCGCCCTGGGCACGGACTTCGCCCCGGACACGCTGGCGCTGGCACTGGGGAACACCCGGGCGATGGGGATCGAGGAGGAGCTCGAGCGCGAGGCGTCGCTGCGGAGGGCGCGTATCGCCCGCGCGGTGGCGGATCGCCTGACCGCCGACGGCGCCGACCGTCTGCACGCCGAGGTCGCCGCCGCGGCGTACGCCGGAGCGGTCCTGGCTGCCGTCGATGCCTGGGCACGCGAGGGCGCGGGGCGCACTTCGCTCAGTGGATTCCTGCCGCGCGCACTGGCGATCGCGGAGCGCACGGGGGTGCCGGAGGTGCAACGCGGCGATGTCCGTCAGCTCCGTGTCGTCGTGCATGCGGCGCAGTTCGAGGGTGCGCTCACCTTCTACCGCGACGTCGTCGGGATGCCGCAGCAGGCCGCCTTCGAGGCAGACGGCGGCGCTCATGTCGTGATCCTCGATGCCGGGAGAGCGACGCTCGAGCTCGCGAACACGGCGCAGGTCGCCTTCATCGACGGGGTGGAGACCGACGGCGGCACGAGCGAACGCATCAGGATCGCGCTCGAAGTCGACGACACCGCCGGTGTGGTCGAGCGTCTGGCCGCCGCGGGCGCGCAGGTCGAGGCATCCGCTCGTCTCACGCCGTGGCGGTCGATGAACGCGCGACTGCGCGCGCCGGCCGATCTGCAGCTGACCGTCTTCCAAGAGCTCGGCGACGACTGA
- the ffh gene encoding signal recognition particle protein: protein MATFGTLSDRLTETFRNLRTKGKLTPADVDGTVREIRRALLDADVALPVVKDFTAKVRERALGDEVSKALNPAQQVVQIVNEELIAILGGQQRRLQFAKNPPTVIMLAGLQGSGKTTFAGKLAKMLEKDGHTPLLVAADLQRPNAVNQLQVVAGQAGAAIYAPQPGNGTGDPVQVARDGVEVARRQQHDVVIIDTAGRLGVDAELMKQASDIRKATDPDEVLFVIDAMIGQDAVNTAKAFQDGVDFTGVVLSKLDGDARGGAALSVASVTGRPIIFASTGEGLDDLEPFHPDRMASRILDLGDILTLIEQAQQAFDEEEAMKMAEKLATESFTLEDFLEQMQQMKKMGSMKKMLGMLPGMGSMKQQLEDFDEKEIDRTEAIIRSMTLGERRNPKILNGSRRLRIARGSGMTVTDVNALVNRFEQAAKMMKTVARGGVPNIPGMGPVPGAGRPGASSKRGKQVKAKGSRSGNPAKRAQENAGIAASAPAQPTGSGFGLGSAGAGGAGAPSAADLAELQKLLGKG from the coding sequence ATGGCTACCTTCGGCACCCTTTCCGATCGGCTCACCGAGACCTTCCGCAACCTCCGCACCAAGGGCAAGCTCACGCCGGCGGACGTGGATGGGACCGTCCGCGAGATCCGGCGCGCGCTCCTCGACGCCGACGTCGCGCTCCCGGTCGTCAAGGACTTCACCGCGAAGGTGCGCGAACGCGCGCTCGGGGATGAGGTCAGCAAAGCGCTCAACCCCGCCCAGCAGGTCGTCCAGATCGTCAATGAAGAGCTGATCGCGATCCTCGGCGGCCAGCAGCGTCGCCTGCAGTTCGCGAAGAACCCGCCCACGGTCATCATGCTCGCCGGGCTCCAGGGTTCGGGGAAGACGACCTTCGCGGGCAAGCTCGCGAAGATGCTGGAGAAGGACGGTCACACACCGCTGCTGGTCGCCGCCGACCTGCAGCGGCCGAATGCCGTCAACCAGCTCCAGGTCGTCGCGGGGCAAGCCGGTGCCGCGATCTACGCCCCCCAGCCGGGCAACGGGACCGGTGACCCGGTCCAGGTCGCACGCGACGGCGTGGAGGTCGCGCGCCGCCAGCAGCATGACGTCGTCATCATCGACACGGCCGGCCGACTCGGCGTCGATGCCGAGCTGATGAAGCAGGCCTCGGACATCCGCAAGGCGACGGACCCGGACGAAGTGCTCTTCGTCATCGACGCGATGATCGGTCAGGACGCCGTCAACACCGCGAAGGCGTTCCAGGACGGCGTCGATTTCACCGGCGTCGTGCTGTCCAAGCTGGACGGCGACGCGCGCGGTGGCGCCGCACTGTCCGTCGCCTCGGTCACCGGTCGTCCGATCATCTTCGCGTCCACGGGCGAAGGCCTCGATGACCTCGAGCCGTTCCACCCGGATCGCATGGCTTCGCGCATCCTCGACCTCGGCGACATCCTGACCCTCATCGAGCAGGCCCAGCAGGCCTTCGACGAGGAAGAAGCCATGAAGATGGCCGAGAAGCTCGCGACGGAGAGCTTCACCCTCGAGGATTTCCTCGAGCAGATGCAGCAGATGAAGAAGATGGGCTCGATGAAGAAGATGCTCGGCATGCTGCCGGGCATGGGCTCGATGAAGCAGCAGCTCGAGGATTTCGACGAGAAGGAGATCGACCGCACCGAGGCGATCATCCGCTCGATGACGCTGGGGGAGCGGCGCAACCCCAAGATCCTCAACGGCTCGCGGCGCCTGCGAATCGCCCGCGGTTCGGGAATGACGGTGACCGACGTCAACGCGCTCGTGAACCGCTTCGAGCAGGCGGCGAAGATGATGAAGACCGTCGCGCGCGGCGGGGTTCCCAACATCCCCGGCATGGGGCCGGTGCCGGGTGCGGGACGCCCCGGTGCCTCGTCCAAGCGCGGCAAGCAGGTCAAGGCGAAGGGCTCCCGGTCGGGCAACCCGGCCAAGCGCGCCCAGGAGAACGCCGGCATCGCGGCATCCGCTCCGGCGCAGCCGACCGGGTCCGGGTTCGGACTCGGCAGCGCGGGCGCCGGCGGCGCAGGCGCGCCGAGTGCCGCCGACCTGGCGGAGCTGCAGAAGCTCCTCGGCAAGGGCTGA
- a CDS encoding glutamate--cysteine ligase has translation MTVPFATSARSSVGLEWELMLADGITGDLVPRAPEVIDVLEDATALERYTVTGELLTNTVEVTSGIGDTVAAAVDDIADAIAAVRTVTNPMDVELLCAGSHPFAQWYEQSVTDKTRYHKLIERTQWWGRNMMIWGIHIHVGVEDVNKVFPIINALSVYLPHLQALSASSPFWAGERTGYASNRSLVFQQLPTAGLPWPLQDWSEFEGYLDDMVRTGVMADASEVRWDIRPAPRWGTIEVRACDGMSTLPELAAVASLVQALVEHFSRLLDEGRELTVVQPWFVRENKWRAARYGLDARVIVDSDGTQRPVREHLRETMAELADVAVDLKCAREFAGLDTILEQGASYARQTLVADAAEGDLREVVQHLIREFRAGPTLREHLAALGH, from the coding sequence ATGACGGTGCCCTTCGCGACATCCGCCCGCTCATCCGTGGGTCTGGAGTGGGAACTCATGCTCGCCGACGGGATCACTGGAGACCTGGTGCCGCGCGCACCCGAGGTGATCGACGTCCTCGAGGACGCGACGGCTCTCGAGCGGTACACCGTCACCGGTGAGCTGCTGACCAATACGGTCGAGGTGACAAGCGGCATCGGCGACACGGTCGCCGCGGCCGTGGATGACATCGCCGACGCGATCGCCGCGGTGCGCACGGTCACCAATCCGATGGATGTCGAGCTGCTCTGCGCCGGCAGCCACCCCTTCGCCCAGTGGTACGAGCAGTCCGTCACCGACAAGACGCGGTACCACAAGCTCATCGAGCGCACCCAGTGGTGGGGTCGCAACATGATGATCTGGGGAATCCACATCCACGTCGGCGTGGAGGACGTGAACAAGGTCTTCCCGATCATCAACGCCCTGTCCGTCTACCTGCCGCATCTGCAGGCGCTCTCGGCATCCAGTCCCTTCTGGGCGGGTGAGCGGACCGGCTACGCCTCCAATCGATCGCTCGTGTTCCAGCAGCTGCCGACGGCGGGGCTCCCATGGCCGCTGCAGGATTGGTCCGAGTTCGAGGGCTACCTCGACGACATGGTGCGCACCGGCGTGATGGCGGACGCGTCGGAGGTGCGCTGGGACATCCGCCCCGCCCCCCGCTGGGGCACCATCGAGGTGCGCGCCTGCGACGGGATGTCGACACTCCCCGAGCTCGCGGCGGTCGCATCGCTCGTGCAGGCGCTCGTGGAGCACTTCTCTCGGCTGCTCGACGAAGGCCGCGAGCTGACTGTCGTCCAGCCGTGGTTCGTCCGGGAGAACAAGTGGCGAGCGGCGCGGTACGGCCTCGATGCCCGCGTCATCGTCGACAGTGACGGCACCCAGCGCCCCGTACGGGAGCACCTGCGCGAGACGATGGCCGAGCTCGCGGACGTCGCGGTCGACCTCAAGTGCGCGCGGGAGTTCGCCGGTCTGGACACCATCCTCGAGCAGGGCGCCAGCTATGCGCGCCAGACGCTGGTGGCCGATGCCGCGGAGGGCGATCTGCGCGAGGTCGTGCAGCACCTCATCCGCGAGTTCCGCGCCGGCCCCACACTGCGCGAGCATCTCGCGGCGCTGGGCCACTGA
- the rpsP gene encoding 30S ribosomal protein S16 has product MAVKIRLKRLGKIRAPYYRIVVADSRTKRDGRVIEEIGKYHPTEEPSFIEVDSERAQYWLSVGAQPTEQVAALLKLTGDWGKFKGDANAVSTVKVKEPKAPFEADTTKKVVIKPKAEKKTEEPAAEAPAEADADAATDAE; this is encoded by the coding sequence GTGGCTGTCAAGATTCGTCTCAAGCGCCTGGGCAAGATCCGTGCGCCCTACTACCGCATCGTCGTGGCCGATTCGCGCACCAAGCGCGACGGTCGTGTCATCGAAGAGATCGGCAAGTACCACCCGACCGAGGAGCCCTCGTTCATCGAGGTCGACTCCGAGCGGGCCCAGTACTGGCTCTCCGTCGGCGCTCAGCCGACCGAGCAGGTCGCCGCGCTGCTGAAGCTCACCGGTGACTGGGGCAAGTTCAAGGGCGACGCGAACGCCGTCTCGACCGTCAAGGTCAAAGAGCCCAAGGCCCCCTTCGAGGCCGACACGACCAAGAAGGTCGTCATCAAGCCGAAGGCTGAGAAGAAGACCGAAGAGCCCGCAGCTGAGGCGCCGGCAGAGGCTGACGCCGACGCCGCGACCGACGCCGAATAA
- a CDS encoding RNA-binding protein: MLAAALEHVVKGIVDHPDDVSIHSSTSPRGDVLEVHVHPDDRGRVIGRGGRTAKALRTLISALADGRRVRVDVADD, translated from the coding sequence GTGCTGGCCGCCGCGCTCGAACACGTCGTCAAGGGGATCGTCGATCACCCCGATGACGTGTCCATCCACTCGTCGACGTCACCCCGCGGTGACGTCCTCGAGGTGCACGTCCACCCGGACGACCGGGGTCGCGTGATCGGGCGCGGCGGCCGCACGGCGAAAGCCCTGCGAACGCTGATCTCTGCGCTTGCCGACGGCCGGCGCGTGCGCGTCGACGTCGCGGACGACTGA
- the rimM gene encoding ribosome maturation factor RimM (Essential for efficient processing of 16S rRNA): MSDESTSPRPQKSAKTQLRVGRLVKAHGLKGALKLELYTDDPEGRFTPGAAFTLQVPESSPWHGKTLTVREFRWMNSHPVAFFDGVDDRSGAEELIRAILWVDQDDETAPVEDDAWYDHQLVGLDVVRDGDIVGRVIRVEHLPAQDLLIVRTGPDAEVLVPFVKAIVPEVDMAAGRVLVTPPPGLFEELPADDDAPGPTTEPDEAEDPSDD; the protein is encoded by the coding sequence GTGAGCGACGAGAGCACCTCGCCCCGCCCGCAGAAGTCCGCCAAGACCCAGCTTCGAGTCGGGCGCCTTGTGAAGGCCCACGGCCTCAAAGGCGCTCTGAAGCTGGAGTTGTACACCGATGACCCCGAGGGTCGTTTCACGCCTGGTGCCGCTTTCACGCTCCAGGTGCCCGAGTCCTCGCCATGGCACGGCAAGACGCTGACCGTACGCGAGTTCCGGTGGATGAACTCCCACCCGGTCGCCTTCTTCGACGGCGTCGATGACCGCTCCGGCGCCGAAGAGCTCATCCGCGCGATCCTCTGGGTCGACCAGGACGACGAGACCGCGCCGGTCGAGGACGACGCCTGGTACGACCATCAGCTCGTCGGTCTCGACGTCGTGCGCGACGGCGACATCGTCGGCCGCGTCATCCGCGTCGAGCACCTCCCGGCGCAGGATCTGCTCATCGTGCGCACCGGTCCCGACGCCGAGGTGCTGGTCCCGTTCGTCAAGGCGATCGTGCCCGAGGTCGACATGGCCGCTGGGCGCGTGCTGGTCACGCCGCCGCCGGGACTCTTCGAAGAACTTCCCGCCGACGACGACGCTCCCGGGCCGACGACGGAGCCTGACGAGGCCGAAGACCCCTCGGACGACTGA
- the trmD gene encoding tRNA (guanosine(37)-N1)-methyltransferase TrmD, translating to MRIDVVSIFPAFFDVLEVSLLGKARGNGILDVRIHDLRDATYDRHRTVDDTPYGGGAGMVMKADPWGQALDGIAADAAENPAIPDRPVFIFPSPAGARFTQATARELATAPHLVFGCGRYEGIDERVFDYAATLGDVRLISLGDYVLNGGEVAAMAMIEAIGRLIPGVVGNPESLVEESHEDGLLEYPSYTKPAVWRDREVPAILLSGNHGAIAAWRREQQVVRTRERRPDLLPE from the coding sequence GTGCGCATCGACGTCGTCTCGATCTTCCCGGCGTTCTTCGACGTGCTCGAGGTCTCGCTGCTGGGGAAGGCCCGCGGCAACGGCATCCTCGACGTCCGTATCCACGACCTGCGCGACGCCACGTACGACCGTCATCGCACCGTCGATGACACGCCGTACGGCGGCGGCGCCGGCATGGTGATGAAGGCGGACCCGTGGGGGCAGGCGCTGGACGGGATCGCGGCGGATGCTGCGGAGAATCCGGCGATCCCTGACCGGCCCGTCTTCATCTTCCCCTCTCCCGCCGGAGCGCGGTTCACCCAGGCGACAGCCCGGGAGCTGGCCACCGCGCCGCACCTCGTCTTCGGCTGCGGTCGCTACGAGGGCATCGACGAGCGGGTGTTCGACTATGCCGCGACACTGGGCGATGTCCGGCTGATCAGTCTCGGCGACTATGTGCTCAACGGCGGCGAGGTGGCCGCCATGGCGATGATCGAGGCGATCGGTCGCCTGATCCCGGGCGTCGTCGGCAACCCGGAGAGCCTGGTCGAGGAGTCCCACGAAGACGGCCTCCTGGAGTACCCGTCGTACACGAAGCCAGCAGTGTGGCGCGACCGCGAGGTCCCGGCGATCCTGCTGAGCGGCAATCACGGGGCCATCGCCGCGTGGCGACGCGAGCAGCAGGTGGTCCGCACGCGTGAGCGGCGACCGGATCTCCTTCCCGAGTAG
- the glgX gene encoding glycogen debranching protein GlgX has product MEAWPGSTYPLGATFDGNGTNFAIFSEGATRVQLCLFGERGKETRVDLVDVDAFVWHAYLPNVRPGQRYGFRIDGPNDPSEGQRFNPNKLLLDPYAKAVDGQIKWGQPVFGYDFGDPDSRNDEDSATSMMKGVVVSPFFDWTGDRQPKTPYAESFIYEAHVKGLTELHPEVPEELRGTYSGVAHPAVIDHLVKLGVTAIELMPVHQFVDDSTLQEKGLSNYWGYNTIAFFAPQNTYSSTGQLGQQVQEFKGMVRALHTAGIEVILDVVYNHTAEGNHMGPTLSMRGIDNAAYYHLEDDDKRYYTDYTGTGNSMNVRHPHTLQLIMDSLRYWVLEMHVDGFRFDLASTLAREFYEVDRLATFFELVQQDPVVSQVKLIAEPWDVGPGGYQVGNFPPQWTEWNGKYRDTVRDFWRGEPQALGEFASRLTGSADLYEHSGRRPVASINFVTAHDGFTLRDLVSYNEKHNEDNGEDNNDGESHNRSSNFGVEGPTDDPEINTLRARQQRNFIATLMLSQGVPMLLHGDELGRTQGGNNNGYAQDNEITWIDWDSVDQPLSEFTAALARLRREHPTFRRSRFFDGRPVKMEEGAPIPDIVWLRPDGSVMQPEDWDSGFGRAIGVFLNGGGIRERDRRGEQILDQHFIVLFNAGDESTDFQLPAPHFSPEWDVLIDTAGSRANTQPVSPGETITLEAKSLMVLCEHDLPEPEVDHSVSASLTSQANPLHPDDLPGKAPKPEL; this is encoded by the coding sequence GTGGAGGCATGGCCGGGATCGACCTACCCGCTCGGGGCGACGTTCGACGGAAACGGGACGAACTTCGCGATCTTCAGCGAGGGAGCCACGCGGGTGCAGCTCTGCCTGTTCGGAGAGCGGGGCAAGGAGACGCGGGTCGACCTCGTCGACGTCGACGCGTTCGTCTGGCACGCGTATCTGCCCAACGTGCGCCCCGGTCAGCGGTACGGCTTTCGGATCGACGGGCCCAACGATCCGTCGGAGGGTCAGCGGTTCAACCCGAACAAGCTCCTGCTCGACCCGTACGCCAAAGCCGTCGACGGTCAGATCAAGTGGGGACAGCCGGTGTTCGGCTACGACTTCGGCGACCCGGATTCACGCAACGACGAAGACTCTGCGACGAGCATGATGAAGGGCGTCGTCGTCAGCCCCTTCTTCGACTGGACCGGTGACCGGCAGCCGAAGACGCCGTACGCGGAATCCTTCATCTACGAAGCGCACGTGAAGGGACTCACCGAGCTGCATCCGGAGGTGCCGGAGGAACTCCGTGGCACCTACAGCGGCGTCGCGCATCCGGCAGTGATCGACCACCTGGTCAAACTCGGCGTCACGGCGATCGAGCTGATGCCGGTTCACCAGTTCGTGGATGATTCGACGCTGCAGGAGAAGGGACTGTCGAACTACTGGGGCTACAACACGATCGCCTTCTTCGCACCCCAGAACACGTACTCGTCCACCGGCCAGCTCGGCCAGCAGGTGCAGGAGTTCAAGGGCATGGTGCGCGCCCTGCACACCGCGGGGATCGAAGTCATCCTCGATGTGGTCTACAACCACACGGCCGAGGGGAACCACATGGGCCCGACGTTGTCGATGCGTGGCATCGACAACGCCGCCTACTACCACCTGGAAGACGACGACAAGCGGTACTACACCGACTACACCGGTACCGGCAACAGCATGAACGTGCGGCATCCGCACACCCTGCAGCTCATCATGGACTCGCTGCGGTACTGGGTGCTCGAGATGCACGTCGACGGCTTCCGCTTCGACCTGGCCTCGACGCTCGCGCGCGAGTTCTACGAGGTGGACCGACTGGCGACCTTCTTCGAACTCGTCCAGCAGGATCCGGTGGTCTCGCAGGTCAAGCTCATCGCCGAGCCGTGGGACGTCGGACCCGGGGGCTACCAGGTGGGGAACTTCCCGCCGCAGTGGACCGAGTGGAACGGGAAGTACCGCGACACGGTCCGCGACTTCTGGCGGGGCGAGCCGCAGGCCCTCGGCGAATTCGCGTCGCGCCTGACCGGCTCGGCCGACCTGTACGAGCATTCGGGGCGGCGGCCGGTGGCATCCATCAACTTCGTCACCGCGCACGACGGCTTCACCCTTCGCGACCTGGTCTCCTACAACGAGAAGCACAACGAGGACAACGGCGAAGACAACAACGACGGCGAGTCCCACAACCGCTCGAGCAACTTCGGTGTCGAAGGCCCTACGGACGACCCGGAGATCAACACACTGCGCGCCCGGCAGCAGCGCAACTTCATCGCCACGCTGATGCTGTCGCAGGGCGTGCCGATGCTCCTGCACGGCGACGAGCTCGGACGCACCCAGGGCGGCAACAACAACGGCTACGCCCAGGACAATGAGATCACGTGGATCGACTGGGATTCCGTCGACCAGCCGCTCTCGGAGTTCACCGCCGCGCTGGCACGCCTGCGCCGCGAGCACCCGACGTTCCGGCGCAGCCGCTTCTTCGACGGTCGCCCGGTCAAGATGGAGGAGGGCGCGCCGATCCCCGACATCGTGTGGCTGCGCCCCGACGGATCCGTCATGCAGCCGGAGGACTGGGACTCCGGCTTCGGACGCGCGATCGGCGTGTTCCTCAATGGCGGCGGGATCCGAGAACGCGATCGTCGTGGCGAGCAGATCCTCGATCAGCACTTCATCGTCCTGTTCAACGCGGGCGACGAATCGACGGACTTCCAGCTGCCGGCGCCGCACTTCAGCCCCGAGTGGGACGTCCTGATCGACACCGCGGGAAGCCGCGCGAACACCCAGCCCGTCAGCCCTGGCGAGACGATCACCCTCGAGGCGAAATCGCTCATGGTGCTGTGCGAGCACGACCTGCCCGAGCCCGAGGTCGACCATTCCGTCTCGGCGTCGCTGACGTCGCAGGCCAATCCGCTGCATCCGGACGATCTGCCCGGCAAGGCACCCAAACCCGAACTGTAG